The Daucus carota subsp. sativus chromosome 9, DH1 v3.0, whole genome shotgun sequence genome window below encodes:
- the LOC108201589 gene encoding uncharacterized protein LOC108201589, with protein MVMEGVQEDYACSMQCTKHTYQKNSPAGGICVFCLQEKLGKLAVSSSFPLSNTTVNFNSSSSSSPSPPPFTSSKKSRIPFLSSKKKNDPPSSSAPYTSKNIIFNRSKSSVMPRAFGPNFTETSETDGLKTPQKSRFWKLAHFSQRQKHKQLVCLKKNDFRAIIENESPLNCKITRSRSVGCGSLSFSGDFFGDCVLRRVESQREVKPRERVNKWGGLFSGFGIGTRPEVQLGQKRSRSWSWSWALPSPIMGFRPSYSRKRHSLKKEW; from the coding sequence ATGGTGATGGAAGGAGTTCAAGAAGACTATGCATGTAGCATGCAATGCACAAAACATACATACCAAAAGAATAGCCCTGCTGGTGGTATATGTGTGTTTTGCCTCCAAGAAAAACTGGGAAAACTAGCAGTTTCTTCTTCTTTCCCCCTTTCAAACACTACTGTCAACTTcaattcttcttcttcctcttctcctTCTCCTCCTCCGTTTACCTCCAGCAAAAAATCAAGAATCCCATTTCTCTCcagcaagaaaaaaaatgacCCCCCTTCCTCTTCAGCCCCCTACACCtccaaaaatatcatttttaaccGCAGTAAATCCTCTGTCATGCCTCGGGCTTTTGGCCCTAATTTTACAGAAACTAGCGAAACAGATGGATTAAAGACACCTCAGAAGTCAAGATTTTGGAAACTCGCTCATTTCTCTCAGCGGCAAAAACACAAACAGTTGGTGTGCTTGAAGAAAAATGATTTCAGAGCAATAATAGAGAATGAAAGTCCACTCAACTGCAAGATTACGAGATCTAGATCTGTTGGGTGTGGGAGCCTGAGCTTCTCCGGCGATTTTTTCGGTGATTGTGTTCTCCGGCGAGTGGAGTCGCAGAGAGAAGTTAAGCCAAGGGAGAGAGTTAATAAATGGGGGGGTTTGTTTAGCGGATTTGGTATAGGTACTAGGCCTGAGGTGCAGCTGGGCCAAAAAAGGAGTAGAAGTTGGTCTTGGTCTTGGGCTTTACCAAGTCCAATAATGGGCTTCAGGCCTTCTTATTCGAGGAAAAGACACAGTTTGAAGAAAGAATGGTAG
- the LOC108201999 gene encoding bidirectional sugar transporter SWEET17, with amino-acid sequence MADLSLYVGLIGNVISVLLFLSPVPTFWRIIKHGSTEEYESLPYICTLLNSLLWTYYGLIKPGELLVATVNGFGVVVEAIYVILFLVYAPKHLKVKSAVLAGLLDVGFFGTAVLVTQLALEGEARMNAIGFLGAGLNIIMYGSPLAAMGTVVRSKSVEYMPFLLSFFILLNSGIWTFYAFLLRDYYLGVPNGTGVLLGLMQLVLYGIYRNSKTSESGVVCSADEIEDGLLHEPLVSASS; translated from the exons ATGGCTGACTTGAGTCTCTATGTTGGTCTTATCG GGAATGTTATATCAGTCCTCCTATTTCTTTCTCCAGT ACCGACATTTTGGAGAATAATAAAACATGGATCGACAGAAGAGTATGAGAGCTTGCCTTACATTTGTACGCTGCTAAATTCATTATTATGGACTTACTATGGACTCATCAAACCTGGGGAATTACTGGTGGCTACAGTCAATGGCTTCGGCGTTGTAGTTGAAGCGATATATGTTATCTTGTTCCTCGTCTATGCACCTAAACATCTGAAG GTTAAGAGTGCCGTCCTAGCCGGACTTCTGGATGTCGGATTTTTCGGAACGGCAGTTTTGGTCACTCAGCTGGCTTTGGAAGGGGAAGCTCGTATGAACGCCATTGGATTTTTAGGCGCTGGACTCAATATCATCATGTATGGCTCTCCTCTAGCTGCCATG GGAACAGTGGTGAGAAGCAAAAGCGTGGAGTACATGCCATTCTTACTTTCATTCTTTATTCTCTTGAATAGTGGTATTTGGACTTTCTACGCCTTCCTCCTCCGTGATTATTACCTGGGC GTACCGAACGGGACGGGGGTGCTGCTCGGACTGATGCAACTAGTGCTATACGGGATTTACAGAAATTCCAAGACGTCAGAGAGTGGTGTTGTTTGTTCAGCTGATGAAATTGAAGATGGATTGTTGCATGAGCCACTCGTCTCAGCTTCTAGTTGA